The Sphingobacteriales bacterium genome contains the following window.
GCCGGTGCTGCCGGAGCGTCGGTGACATTAACCACCACCGCAACCGGACTGGACAAGCAGCCTGTTGCACCTCTTTGTATAATTAAGAATGTATAAGTACCTGCTGAAGGAATGGACCCTGCAGCAACCGTAAAGGATACAGATGTAGGAGCTGTTGTAACATCCACGCTGTCTAATGGAGTTCCATCAGCAGCAGAAAGTACAACCATGCCATTTTCAGAAGTTGCTATCGTAATGGTCGCACTGCTGCCTGCACAAACACTGCTGGCAGTCACTGTAGGGTTAGATGGATCATTAATCACACTAACGGTAACAGGTATGATAGCACTAGGACAGAAAGCTCCTGTCTCAGGCAATGTTCTTACATAGAAGGTAGTCGTTTGAGCCAGGGCAGGTGTTGTATAGCTGTCACCTGAACCCACGATATCTACAAAATCCGGATCGGTAGACCACTGACCGCCTGCGCCTGCACCGGTCAGGGTAGCAGCACTGCCTGCACACACCACGGTGTTAGAAACAGCTGGATCCGGCATTACCTGCAACAGTGTTACGTCAATCTGAGTGGCAGGACTTTCGCAGCCCCCCACCGTTTGAGTAACCCAATAAGAGGTATTAGAGGTGATAGGTGTAGTGATATGCTGAGCACCAAAATTAATCGGCACCTCTAAAGAAGCATCTGCATACCATTTTACGGTAGCACCCGGATCAGCCGTTACAGATAACGTAACCACATCTCCTTCGCACACACCCGCATTTTGTCCGACAGGAGCCAGCGGCGTTTCCAGCACCTGGAAAGTACCTAAACTAACGGCACCAATGCAGGAATGTCCAACGGATCTGTAGCGAACATCTATGGAATAATCACCTGCTGCAAAGCCAAATAATGTCAGTACCTGAGGATCAGAACCGGAAGCCTGATTAATTGGTCCAAAGCTACCTCCAGCAATCTGCACACTGGAGCTATTGTAAATAAACACGTCAAAATAAATAGCGGTATCCGGAGCCGGAGCATCCACAGTGAAGTTCAGTGTTAAAGGCTGGCCTGTACATCCTACCACATTATCGACAAGATGAACAAAATTGGAATATGCATTTACCTGTGCCAATACCTGAACCGGTTCTGACAAACAACCTGCACCATCATCTTCTCTGACATAATAATAGGTATTCTGTGTCAGATTAGGTGTGACATACGTTGTACCTGAAGCCAGGAAAGAACCTACATCAGAACCTTCATACCAATGAACGGTATTCTGACCATTGTTAGGTGTAGCCGTTAAAGTTGCGTTACCATTGAAACAGGTAAAATCTCCTGTAACGGTTGGTCCCGGAATATTACAAGCCAACACATTCACTACAACAGAACTGATGGTAGCACAAGCACCGAATGCAGAATCTCTGCCATAGAAAGTGGTGGTGGTAAATAATGGGTTGGTATTATAAGTAGTACCTGTCCCTACTCTGGTTATCCCCGCATCGCTGTACCAGATGGTACTGGAGGAGGTGGAAGACAGAGAAGCAGTATTACCTGCAGTTACCGGATTAGGTGTTGCAGTCAATACAATTGCTGAACCGCTGGACGGTGTTACCGTAACGGTCACCGGTGTAGCAGCGCTTTCGCAGGTTCCCTGCGTTTGTGTTACATAATAGGTTGTTGTAGTTGTTAAGGAAGGAGTATTGAAAGTTGGCCCCACATTTTCCAAAGTTGTCAAACCCGGATTGGAATACCATCTTACCGTTGAAGCCAACGGCGCATTAGCTGTTAGGCTGGTACCTGTTCCCTCGCAAATCGACAATAAACCGGATACAACGGGTGCCGTAGTGTCTGTCACTACCAACCAGGCATACTCTACCCAGTTACTGGCAGCGCAACCGTTACCGCAGGCAGAAACTCTCACTCTGATTCTGTTATCAGAACCTGTAGCCGTAACAGAAGGAGCTGCCGGCGAAGAAGCTGACCAGGTAGAACCGCCATTGATACTGGACTGATATTCAAATGCACAGGAAGCACCTGATTCAGTGCCGTATTGTGGATTTTGCAATGTCAGTGAAGTACCTGGACAAACCTGATTGGCATTAGGTGCTTTATCAGCTGTAGGATCATTTGGATCCGGTTTAACCGTAATGGTTATCTGGTTAGAATAGATGTCTTTATATAAGGAGATACCAAAAATGTCATCGACATCTCTGCAAAACTGAACCCTCCTTCTGAAAGTGTAAGTAGTGGTTACACCACCCACTAAATTTAATACACCCGGATTGTATGTTGTTGCTGTAGCACCACCAATATCTGTGAAGCCACCGGCATTTATTCTTTGCTGCCACTGAACATTTTCAATAGCTCCGGTTGTCGGATCCGGGTCTCTAGGTGAAACAGAATTGTTAATCACATTCGGATCGCCGCCTGCACAGATAGTAGCCTCTGACGGCACGCTTAATGCGATAGGGCCGCCACTGTTAGCATCTGACAAACTGGCTTCATTCCATGTCCATCTCCACTGCCATCTTGCCCCGTAGGTCTCTGTCACGTCATCCGATGCACATCCGGATCTGAAAGAAGTCTGAACAGCAGAATAAGCACAAGGTGAGATGGAAGTAATCGATACATTATTCGCTCCGGAATTAGGACTGCCTAATCCACCGCAGTTTCCGTCATCACCACCGCTCAGAAAGCCATCCGCTTCATATCCGTTTATCTGAACATTCACCGTATTGGCTATTCCTATACCGGTAAACTGGGAAGTACCTGCATAACCTAGCCAGGTTCCACATCCCACATCATCCGCTGATGCGGTATAGGTTCCTCCCCATGATGCAGTGCCACTGTGTTTTGCCCTGAATTGAATACGTGGGTCGGGCTCGTTTCCAAAACCACCGCAGTCGTTGCCACCGCAATTACTACCGTAGCTGCCCGAGGAGACGAGTGCTCCCTGCGAGGGTCTAACTTCCAAGTTTATTGTCTGAGCAATAGCACTCTGCCAGCCTACCAGAAGAACTAGCAGTAAAAGCGAAGCGAGAAGTTTAAAATGATTGGTTTTTGTTCTGCTTATCATAATCGGTTATTTTAACTTTTAATAACGAAGGTAATAGTTTAGTGTTAATTTTAGCACAATTTTAAAATTTTATTTTTACAACTTTTGCTAACGACTGTGGAAAAGTAGAACATTATATTATAAAACAAGGGAAAATCAAGGACTTATGTATAAAAAATACCCTTTTTTGGGTAATTGATTTTGTATTTAAATACGTCTTTGAAAAGAATTATTTTAGGCCTGGGAGTGCATTAAATGAATTAAAAAAGTGTGGTGCCTACATAAAAATAAGGGTATCAACTTCTTCATTTAACAAAAAAAGTGTTGATTTAGGTCAACACTTTCAGGGGTTAAGGAACAGCTATATTCCTACTAATTCACTCTATCTGTAATCTTTTCCCAGGATGGATGCCAGTTCTTTTCTGGCAAAGAAAATACGGCTCTTGACCGTTCCCAGCGGAAGATTGAGTTGTTCTGCTATTTCGTGGTACTTATATCCTTTATAGTGCATTAAAAACGGGATACGCAGCTCATTGGATATCTTCAGCAGCGCATTCCTGATGTCATTCATGACAAATGAACGCTCTCCGGCATTGCTGATGGCAGAAGATGCATTGAGGTAGTATAAATTATCCGTACTGTCTATAATCGTACTGCGTTTGGCTTTCTTGCGGTAGTCATTGATAAAGATATTTTTCATGATGGTAAACAGCCAGGCACGGATGTTTGTCCCTTCCTGGAATTTATCTTCATTGGTCAATGCCCGTACGATGGTTTCCTGTATCAGGTCTTCGGCATCATTCAGATCCCTTGTTAAGCGCATTGCATGAGGCTTAAGTATGCTGTTAGCCATTTTAACTTCTGATTGAAAATTGAGTTGTTTCATTTTGTTTAACTTTTGTGGTGTAATATTAAACAATAAAATCGATAGTCAATGTTAAATTATTCTAAATTTTTTCTATAAACTGCAGCAAGGTGCTTATATCTGTCATTTTCATGACATTAGGAGGGAGTGTTCCTTTGAAATGGCGTATCTGATATCCGGAAAGTATGATTTGAGACGAATGAAAATTCTTAGAAAGGAGCTGCAGGTACTTTTTGAGCATTTCCCCTTTTGGATGAACCGTAAAATTGCTGAGCAGATAATCAGGCTGATGATGGTGAAACACGGAAATCAGATCATGAACCGGAATATTCAATCCGATATACATGACATCGTGATTTCTGGATTTCAACAGATAATAACTAAACAGCAGCGCCAGTTCATGGATTTCATTTTCCGGTGTGAATAAGAGAAATTTTTTAGCATTGGGTTTCAATTCTTTAGGATGCGCATCGATATTTACTATCAGCTTCTGTCTGATCAGGTTACTGATGAAATGCTCGTGTACAGGCCTTATACTGCCTGTCACCCAAAGATTACCGATCTTTTCCAGGAACGGGAAAATGATCTGAATAATCGTTTCTTCAAATCCAAGGCGCAGAATAGAATCAGAAAATATTTTAGTAAATGAAAATTCATTCAGGTCGATCATTGCCAGTACCAGAGCATTTATCTGACTGTCATGATCCAATTTCAAACTGGTTATCCTTTTCACTTCCCTTTCAATCATTTCCTGTGAAAGAGCCGCAATTTTGGAAATCTTAAACCCGTTTTGATTTAATAATGAAACATTGAGGATATACCGCAGTTCGGCATCCGTGTAATAACGGATGTTGGTATCTGTTCGTTGTGGTTTCAGCATTCCGTAACGCTGTTCCCAAACCCGAAGCGTATGTGCTTTGATGTTACTCAGTTGCTCCAGGTCTTTTATACTGTACCTATGGAAGGTTGGTAATCTTTTCTGCATACAATTGTTGTTTAAATATAATGCTAATTTTCTTAAACAAAATACTAAAGACTAAACATAAGTAAATTTAAGTTGTTCAAATCAAATGGTGTTAATTATTTTAGTACTTTTAGCTGTATAATTCTAAACAGTATAAATTTTAATTATGAATTCACCCTATTTTACAGAAGAACACGAATTATTCAGACAAAGTGTCCGGCAATTTGTAGAAAAAGAAATCATGCCCTTTGGCAACCAATGGGAAAAAGATGAAAAAATATCCCGTGATTTATTTATCAAACTGGGTGAGCAGGGATTTTTAGGCATCAACCATGATGAGGCGTATGGCGGTTCTAAGGCTGATATTTTTTATACCTGCGCCTACCTGGAAGAACTGGCCAAAAGCAGCTATGCCGGCGTTTGTGCCGCTGTCAGCGTGCATCAGTATATGGCTGTCAACCATATTGCTGAAGCGGGCAGCCCTGCATTAAAGGAACGTTTTCTTCGGCCATCCATTGATGGCAGAAAAGTAGGCGCCATAGCCATCACAGAACCGTTTGGAGGCTCCGATGTTCAGGCTATGCGGACCACCGCACGAAAGGAAGGGGATTATTATATCATCAATGGTTCCAAGACATTTATTACGAACGGACATTTTTGTGATTTTGCTGTCGTTGCCTGTAAAACAGACAGCAATGCCGGCATAAACGGAATCAGTCTGATTGTAGTAGAAAGAGGAACGGAAGGATTCACATCTTCTCAATTAAAGAAAATAGGATGGCACTCCTCTGACACCGGCGAACTTGCTTTTGATAATGTAAAGGTGCCTGTATCTAACCTTGTAGGAAAAGAAGGTATGGGATTCTTTTACATCATGGAAAGCTTTCAGATAGAAAGACTGGTGGCCGGAATATTGGGAATCGGTGGTGGTGAAGCCTGTCTGGAAACCACACTAAAATATATGAACGAACGGGAAGTGTTTGGAAGGCCTATTAAAAAATATCAGGTACTCCGACATGAGATGGTTCAACTTTATACAGAACTGGAAGCTGGAAGACAAATGACCTACAACGCCTGCAGGATGTTTCAGAATGGAGAGGTGCCTGTCAAGGAAGCATCCATGGTAAAGCTGTACATGACTGAATTAGGAAATAAGATAGTAGATAAATGTCTTCAAATGTTCGGCGGTTACGGCTATATGGAAGACTTTCCGATTGCGCGTGCCTACCGGGATGCGAGGGTTGGAACCATTGTAGGAGGCACAACACAAATCATGCGGGAAATCTTATCAAAGATAATCATAGATGATGTCCGTTACAAGAAGGTTTACAGCAACCCTGACGAAACAAGATCTACTGCTGCTGCATCAAACGATGAAAAAAGCTGGGGTAATCCGCAGACTGCCAAAGAAATCATCCTATCCATACCTTTACGAATCAAGAAAGATAAAGCTTCCGCTTACTCTACCGTTTTTCAGTTTGACCTCTCCGGAGAAAATGGCGGGCAATACACATTAATTGTAAACGATGGAGATGCCAGGATTGAAGAAGGTTTACAGGGAACACCTGAGTGTATCGTTACAACAGATGCCAAAGTTTATGAAGACATTGAACTGGGGCGATTGGATCCAACGATGGCATTTATGGGCGGACAGATTCGTGTCAGTAATATTGGAGCCATGATGCAATTCGCCAAATATTTTCACAGGATATAACAGCCTGTTAAAAAAAGAAGGCTCAGCATTTGCTGAGCCTTCTTTTTTAATTTAAACTAAAATCCAGATATTACTGAATAATGATATTCTGAACTGCAAATCCTTCTTCCCCGATAATACTCAAGAAATAAGCACCTTTTTCAATTCCGTTAAGATTAATTCTCTTTGAATTATTCCCTATTCTCAAGGTAACATCTTCTTTCAAAATCACCTGACCCGTCAGATTGTAGACAGATAAGCTATAGTTCTTATTCTTTGCAGAATAAAATCTGATTTCAAATTCCCCGTTGTTAGGGTTTGGACTAACCGTAAAGGTGATATCAAGTTTATTTACCGTAATTGCTGTCAGAGAAGCGTTAAAGTTTGCTGATATCTGTGATGGACAGTTGTTACTAATCACTTTTACCGTATAAACACCTGAACTCGTAATCTTAAAGGAAGGAACAGAGGTAGTTGCCTGCAATACACCACCCTTATACCACTCGTAAGAAGCGCCGACTACAATGGTGCTGCTGTATAACGTATCATTACTTTGGGTAATAGCCGGTGTCGCAGGGGTTGAGTTTACCGTCACTGTAGCTACTGCCGTTTTACTGCAGGATCCCGTACTTCCCGTCACCGTGTAAGTTGTTGTATTTGACAATGCCGGTGTCGTCGCAGGGTTGCCGCTCAAGCCGCCCGTCCAGGTGTATATCGTCGCTCCGTCTGCCGTCAGGGTCGCTGTATTGCCCGAACAGATTGTCGGGGAGTTCACCGTTACCGTTGGCAAGGCCGTCACCGTAACCGTCGCTATCGCTGTTCCTGTGCACGCTCCACTGCTTCCCGTCACTGTATATGTCATCGTTCCTGTTAAAGCCGGGGTTGTTGCAGGGTTGCCGCTCAGTCCGCCTGTCCACGTGTAGCTCGTGGCTCCGTTTGGTGTCAGCGTCGCCGTCTGACCCGCACAGATTGTCGGGGAATTTACCGTCACATTTAAGCCGGACGAGACGTTCACCGTGGCTACCGCCGTATTCGTACATCCGCTCGCCGTACCTGTTACCGTGTAGGTCGTCGTATTCGTTAAGGCAGGTGTCGTCGCCGGATTACCCGTAAGTCCGCCTGTCCAGGTATAACTCGTCGCACCGCCGGCCGTCAGCGTCGCTGTCTGACCGGAACAGATTGTCGGGGAGTTCACCGTTACCGTTGGCAATGGTGTTACCGTGACCGTCGCTACCGCCGTTTTACTGCAGCCGCCCGCTGTGCCCGTTACCGTATAGGTGGTCGTTCCTGTTAAGGCAGGGGTGGTCGCAGGGTTACCGCTCAAACCGCCTGTCCATACATAGCTCGTTGCGCCGTTTGCAGTCAGCGTCGCTGTCTGGCCCGAACAGATTGTCGGGGAGTTCACCGTAACCGTCGGCAAGGCCGTCACCGTAACCGTCGCTACGGCTGTCTTACTGCAGCCACCCGCTGTTCCCGTTACCGTATACGTAGTTGTACTCGTCAATGGAAGTGTCGTCGCCGGATTGCCGCTCAAACCGCCTGTCCATACATAGCTGGTCGCTCCGTTTGCCGTCAACGTCGCTGTCTGACCCGAACAGATTGTCGGGGAGTTCACCGTTACCGTTGGCAAGGCCGTAACCGTAACCGTTGCTATCGCTGTTCCCGTACAGCCACCTGTCGTGCCTGTTACCGTGTAGGTGGTCGTAGTCGTTAAAGCAGGCGTCGTCGCAGGATTGCCGCTTAGTCCGCCTGTCCACGTGTAGCTCGTGGCTCCGTTTGGTGTCAGCGTCGCCGTCTGACCCGCACAGATTGTCGGGGAATTTACCGTCACATTTAAGCCGGACGAGACGCTCACCGTGGCTACCGCCGTATTCGTACATCCGCTCGCCGTACCTGTTACCGTATAGGTCGTAGTTGAAAACAAGGCAGGTGTCGTCGCCGGATTACCCGTCAGTCCACCTGTCCAGGTATAACTCGTCGCTCCGCCGGCCGTCAGCGTCGCTGTCTGACCGGAACAGATCGTCGGAGAGTTCACTATTACGCTTGGCAATGGTGTCACTGTGACCGTCGCTACCGCTGTTTTACTGCAGCCGCCCGCTGTGCCCGTTACCGTATAGGTGGCCGTTCCTGTTAAGGCAGGGGTAGTCGCAGGGTTACCGCTCAAACCGCCTGTCCAGGTATAACTCGTCGCTCCGCCGGCTGTCAGCGTCGCTGTCTGACCCGAACAGATTGTCGGGGAGTTCACCGTTACCGTTGGCAATGCCGTCACGGATACCGATGCAACTGCCGTATTGCTGCAGCCATCTGCTGTGCCTGTTACCGTATAGGTGGCTGCACTTGTTAAGGCGGGTGTCGTCGCCGGATTGCCGCTCAAACCGCCTGTCCATGTGTAGCTGGTCGCTCCGTTTGCCGTCAGCGTCGCCGTCTGGCCCGAACAGATTGTCGGGGAGTTCACCGTAACCGTCGGTTTCGATTTAACACGAATCGTCTTACTAAACGGTGCACTTCCATTGCCTGCCTTATAAGCCCTTAAGGTGATCGTATAGGTACCGGGGTACTGAAAACTGAACTCACGGTCGTGGTGGAGGTAGAAGTGGAGGGTGTTCCGCCATTTATCGTCCACCGGACAGAGTCCGGGCTGCCGCTCGATGCCGTAGAGGTATTCGTAAACACTAAACTGCCCCCTATGCATACCGTCGAATCACTCATGGTGAAGGAGGCCGTTGCGGTTGGCGTCGTAGGTGACGGACTCTTAACATTAATATTATCAATATAGATAGAATGTCCGTAGCCTCCGTAATTTCTGAAAATGATTTGAACATTTGGTTTGTTCAGGTAACCGGCAGGAATAACCACTGAGTCGGTTCTCCACTGATTTGCAGCCGGATAAAATTCCTCCCCTTGTCCGGGCATTACCGTAGCCAAGGCACTATCCCCTTTTCTGTAGATACTTTGAGTCGTGGATTGGCAGTTATCTGTAATCAAGACTTCCAGGGTATCCCAAATCCATTTAGGGTTTGGCTGCTGCAAGCCAATACCTGTTCCTGACGCATTGTAATAAGGAGCATGAGAAAGATCGAATTTAAGTTTTGCATCCGTAACACCCGATAAGTTAATCTTGTACGTCATGATGTCATCCTTCTTTAACTGGGCATCTAATGTAGTATTATCAAATTTCATGGTGCGGTTACCAACACCATAAGCACTGTAACCATTAACTGCTTCCCAGTTGATTAACTGATTGCCATTTCGATTAACGGTTTCCCATCCAACAGGCGGAAAAAAAGCTCCTTCAAAATCTTCCACCAATGGGAATGCCCCGGTAGATGAAATGGAAACACTGATATTTTTTGTTAAAACGTCTGTCCCTCTTGAATTCGTCACCGTCAGCGTAACAGATTTTAACCCGCCGGATGTATATGTTACCTCAGGAAATCTTGCAGATGAAGTTGAAGGCGTCCCCCCGGGAAATGACCACGACCAGGTTGTAGGGCCGGAAGCATCGTACCAGAATAAAGATTTATTGATAAATTTAATCGTTTTGGAAGTACAAAGCACCTGAGTTTTAACAGAATCAGAAAAATCAGCGATTGGAGGCGGTGCCGTTGTGTTGCAGGCAGTGGAAGTTTTTAACGGAATTCTGAATTGTCCGGTATTCATGGCCGTCCACATCCTGTCTTTCTGACCTAATGTAAACATGTTGTATACATTATCGTTTACATAATCCATATAGTTCATGAACATATCCCCATTTACACCATTACCGCAGGTATTTGCTCTGTTGGGGTAGGTAGGTGTACCGTAATTTTCTATAGACTGATTGGGTGTGTCATCACAATAATCACTGCCCAGACATGTACGGGCATCCGTATAAGGCAACGTATTTCCTAAAGAATCCCTTCCGTCATCTCCCCAAATATGTCTCAGACCTAACCAGTGACCTAACTCGTGACAAACAGTGCCTCCATTATTATAAGGAACTGCTGTAACACCTCCTGTTCCAAAAGCCTGTCTTACGCAAACAACCCCATCATTATAATCGTAACCGGTTCCGCCACCTAATCCATCTAATGTAGTGGTGGTCGGGAACGTTGCATAAGCCAAAACGCCACCTGACATTCCTGGTACAACCCATAAATTACAATAGTATTTGGGATTCCAGATGGTAGCCGGTTTTAGGGTGTCTTCAATATAGGATCTTCTCCATACAGACGAACTTCCCGGCGCGGGTAAATTTACCACCCTGGTGTTAATCCGGTTAATTCCGGGTTCTGCTAAAGGGTTACCATTAGGGTCGAAATTAGCCTGACACCATTTAATTTTAGTATTCGCCTTTAACGGCAGGAATGCTGCGGGTATGTTGCCTATGTAAGCACTATTACCGGCAAAATTTGCGTTTAATACAGGAAACTGTCCGTCTACCTGCGCTTTTGAGATGTTGTAGGTTGTACCTGGCGCAGGGTTGGAAATAGAATAAAAACAAACGTGAACAATTACCGGAATCGTTACAGAATCATCTGCCATATTCCTGGAGGTTGTTCTATCCAGCATATACGTTGCCAAATTCCGCTGGAAGTCATTTTCCCATTCTAATCCGGGAGCGACTGTTCCGCATTTTTCATCATGATTTGTATGCTTAGTGTTGGCTATGGTACGGGTTGAAAGACTGCTGACCAACATCAATACTAGTACAAGTAGTAAATTATTTTTCATAAAAATTTATTTTTCAACTCAAATATACTTTTTTAGCTTAAATTTTTTAAAAAAAACGAAGTAATTAACATTATTTTCATCTCAATATTAGAAGCAAGGCAGAATAATTCCGAAAAATCAAATAATTTGCTCCATGAATCACCTTCAGTACGAAACATCCCCATACCTGCAGCAGCATAAGAACAATCCGGTGGATTGGTTTCCATGGTCGGCAATTGCTTTGGAAAAGGCATTTAACGAACAAAAACTCCTCCTCATTTCTGTCGGCTATGCAGCCTGCCACTGGTGTCATGTAATGGAGCATGAAAGTTTTGAGGA
Protein-coding sequences here:
- a CDS encoding RNA polymerase sigma factor, with translation MKQLNFQSEVKMANSILKPHAMRLTRDLNDAEDLIQETIVRALTNEDKFQEGTNIRAWLFTIMKNIFINDYRKKAKRSTIIDSTDNLYYLNASSAISNAGERSFVMNDIRNALLKISNELRIPFLMHYKGYKYHEIAEQLNLPLGTVKSRIFFARKELASILGKDYR
- a CDS encoding acyl-CoA dehydrogenase family protein, with the translated sequence MNSPYFTEEHELFRQSVRQFVEKEIMPFGNQWEKDEKISRDLFIKLGEQGFLGINHDEAYGGSKADIFYTCAYLEELAKSSYAGVCAAVSVHQYMAVNHIAEAGSPALKERFLRPSIDGRKVGAIAITEPFGGSDVQAMRTTARKEGDYYIINGSKTFITNGHFCDFAVVACKTDSNAGINGISLIVVERGTEGFTSSQLKKIGWHSSDTGELAFDNVKVPVSNLVGKEGMGFFYIMESFQIERLVAGILGIGGGEACLETTLKYMNEREVFGRPIKKYQVLRHEMVQLYTELEAGRQMTYNACRMFQNGEVPVKEASMVKLYMTELGNKIVDKCLQMFGGYGYMEDFPIARAYRDARVGTIVGGTTQIMREILSKIIIDDVRYKKVYSNPDETRSTAAASNDEKSWGNPQTAKEIILSIPLRIKKDKASAYSTVFQFDLSGENGGQYTLIVNDGDARIEEGLQGTPECIVTTDAKVYEDIELGRLDPTMAFMGGQIRVSNIGAMMQFAKYFHRI
- a CDS encoding T9SS type A sorting domain-containing protein — encoded protein: MHRGQFSVYEYLYGIERQPGLCPVDDKWRNTLHFYLHHDREFSFQYPGTYTITLRAYKAGNGSAPFSKTIRVKSKPTVTVNSPTICSGQTATLTANGATSYTWTGGLSGNPATTPALTSAATYTVTGTADGCSNTAVASVSVTALPTVTVNSPTICSGQTATLTAGGATSYTWTGGLSGNPATTPALTGTATYTVTGTAGGCSKTAVATVTVTPLPSVIVNSPTICSGQTATLTAGGATSYTWTGGLTGNPATTPALFSTTTYTVTGTASGCTNTAVATVSVSSGLNVTVNSPTICAGQTATLTPNGATSYTWTGGLSGNPATTPALTTTTTYTVTGTTGGCTGTAIATVTVTALPTVTVNSPTICSGQTATLTANGATSYVWTGGLSGNPATTLPLTSTTTYTVTGTAGGCSKTAVATVTVTALPTVTVNSPTICSGQTATLTANGATSYVWTGGLSGNPATTPALTGTTTYTVTGTAGGCSKTAVATVTVTPLPTVTVNSPTICSGQTATLTAGGATSYTWTGGLTGNPATTPALTNTTTYTVTGTASGCTNTAVATVNVSSGLNVTVNSPTICAGQTATLTPNGATSYTWTGGLSGNPATTPALTGTMTYTVTGSSGACTGTAIATVTVTALPTVTVNSPTICSGNTATLTADGATIYTWTGGLSGNPATTPALSNTTTYTVTGSTGSCSKTAVATVTVNSTPATPAITQSNDTLYSSTIVVGASYEWYKGGVLQATTSVPSFKITSSGVYTVKVISNNCPSQISANFNASLTAITVNKLDITFTVSPNPNNGEFEIRFYSAKNKNYSLSVYNLTGQVILKEDVTLRIGNNSKRINLNGIEKGAYFLSIIGEEGFAVQNIIIQ
- a CDS encoding MerR family transcriptional regulator; the encoded protein is MQKRLPTFHRYSIKDLEQLSNIKAHTLRVWEQRYGMLKPQRTDTNIRYYTDAELRYILNVSLLNQNGFKISKIAALSQEMIEREVKRITSLKLDHDSQINALVLAMIDLNEFSFTKIFSDSILRLGFEETIIQIIFPFLEKIGNLWVTGSIRPVHEHFISNLIRQKLIVNIDAHPKELKPNAKKFLLFTPENEIHELALLFSYYLLKSRNHDVMYIGLNIPVHDLISVFHHHQPDYLLSNFTVHPKGEMLKKYLQLLSKNFHSSQIILSGYQIRHFKGTLPPNVMKMTDISTLLQFIEKI